One window from the genome of Gemmatimonadaceae bacterium encodes:
- the rnz gene encoding ribonuclease Z codes for MSLALHLLGTSASRPTVERNVASVALVREGETIMFDCGEGTQRQMMRYGVSFALQDIYFTHFHSDHVIGVIGLMRTMALQGRTEPMRLIGPKGGGKHLKRAKEFGVDRVTFPVEIIELDAGQRVEYGEFSIVPFSVDHGPSLSMGYALVEPARKGRFNPDHARALGIPEGPLWGQIHRGLAVTLPDGRVVEPAELVGPPRSGRTVVITGDTRPCDATVEMARDADLLLHEATFADEEAERARETGHSTAREAAGVAARAGVRKLVLTHFSARYSHDPSELGREARELFSDVVIGRDGMMIDVPYRDADAGSVAPGV; via the coding sequence ATGTCTCTCGCCCTCCACCTTCTCGGCACTTCCGCGTCCCGCCCCACGGTGGAGCGCAACGTCGCGTCCGTGGCGCTGGTGCGCGAGGGCGAGACGATCATGTTCGACTGCGGCGAGGGCACGCAGCGGCAGATGATGCGCTACGGCGTGAGTTTCGCGCTGCAGGACATCTACTTCACGCACTTCCACTCCGACCACGTGATCGGCGTGATCGGCCTGATGCGCACGATGGCGCTGCAGGGCCGCACCGAGCCGATGCGGCTGATCGGTCCCAAGGGCGGGGGCAAGCACCTGAAACGCGCCAAGGAATTCGGCGTGGACCGGGTCACCTTCCCGGTGGAGATCATCGAGCTCGACGCGGGCCAGCGCGTGGAATACGGGGAGTTCTCGATCGTCCCCTTTTCCGTGGATCACGGGCCGTCGCTCTCGATGGGCTACGCGCTGGTGGAGCCGGCGCGGAAGGGCCGCTTCAACCCCGATCACGCCCGCGCGCTGGGCATTCCCGAGGGACCGCTCTGGGGACAGATCCACCGCGGGCTGGCGGTCACGCTCCCCGACGGCCGCGTGGTGGAGCCCGCCGAACTGGTGGGGCCGCCCCGCTCAGGTCGCACCGTGGTCATCACCGGCGATACGCGCCCCTGCGACGCCACGGTGGAGATGGCGCGCGACGCGGACCTGCTGCTGCACGAAGCCACGTTCGCCGACGAGGAGGCCGAGCGTGCGCGGGAGACCGGCCATTCCACGGCGCGCGAGGCGGCGGGGGTGGCGGCGCGCGCCGGCGTGCGCAAGCTCGTGCTCACGCACTTCTCGGCGCGCTATTCGCACGACCCGTCGGAGCTGGGGCGCGAAGCGAGGGAGCTGTTCAGCGACGTGGTGATCGGCCGCGACGGGATGATGATCGACGTCCCGTACCGCGACGCGGACGCCGGCTCAGTCGCGCCCGGTGTGTGA
- a CDS encoding DUF2203 domain-containing protein has translation MKLFTVDQANATLPLVRKIVTDVVRQHAAWREKILELDLASSSAQAEGQHPAPLPLEREVQALAREIAGFQRELEALGIELKDPRLGLVDFPSELDGRRILLCWRQGEPEVQFWHEADAGYGGRQPLSPSPVG, from the coding sequence ATGAAGCTATTCACGGTCGACCAGGCCAATGCCACGCTCCCGCTCGTTCGCAAGATCGTGACCGATGTGGTGCGGCAGCACGCGGCCTGGCGGGAGAAGATCCTGGAACTGGATCTCGCGTCGTCGAGCGCGCAGGCAGAGGGCCAACACCCCGCGCCGCTGCCGCTGGAGCGCGAGGTGCAGGCGTTGGCGCGCGAGATCGCCGGCTTCCAGCGTGAACTCGAAGCGCTCGGCATCGAGCTCAAGGATCCGCGGCTCGGCCTCGTGGACTTTCCCAGCGAACTCGACGGCCGCCGCATTCTGCTGTGCTGGCGCCAGGGCGAGCCCGAAGTCCAGTTCTGGCACGAGGCGGATGCCGGCTACGGCGGTCGCCAGCCCCTCTCGCCGTCGCCCGTGGGTTGA
- a CDS encoding acyl-CoA thioesterase, giving the protein MSSHRLTRTVKESQHESSQLMMPQDANNMGHVFGGVVLSMMDKTAAIAAFRHCRMPVVTASIDRVDFREPIHLGDLLVMKASVNYVGRTSLEVGVRVEAEDLLTGRRRHTNSCYLTFVAVDRNGRPVEIPALQPETPAELRRYEAAEQRRRLRLEERESERRLHDEA; this is encoded by the coding sequence ATGAGCAGCCATCGCCTGACCAGGACCGTGAAGGAGAGCCAGCACGAGTCGTCGCAACTCATGATGCCGCAGGACGCGAACAACATGGGCCACGTGTTCGGCGGCGTCGTGCTGTCGATGATGGACAAGACGGCCGCGATCGCCGCGTTCCGGCACTGCCGCATGCCCGTGGTCACGGCGTCCATCGACCGCGTGGACTTCCGGGAGCCGATCCACCTGGGCGACCTGCTCGTGATGAAGGCCAGCGTGAACTACGTGGGGCGCACGTCGCTCGAAGTGGGGGTGCGCGTGGAGGCTGAGGACCTGCTCACGGGCCGGCGGCGCCACACCAATTCGTGCTACCTGACCTTCGTGGCGGTGGACCGCAACGGACGCCCGGTGGAGATCCCGGCCCTCCAGCCCGAAACGCCCGCCGAGCTCCGCCGCTACGAAGCCGCGGAACAGCGCCGCCGGCTGCGGCTGGAGGAGCGCGAGTCCGAGCGGCGATTGCACGACGAGGCGTAG
- a CDS encoding cysteine desulfurase-like protein translates to MTQTLQALPVASVDEIRSRFPALARQYRGHAVAYFDGPGGTQVPQRVVDAVGDYLLHHNANTHWAYPTSQETDALIAGARAALADFVNGRPDEIAFGQNMTSLTFHLARGLGRAWGPGDEVVVTELDHHANVAPWRALAVDRGVTVRTVRMQPDTGTLDWNDLERVIGPRTRLLAIGAASNALGTISDVRAATALAHAHGALVFVDAVHYAPHRLVDVQAIGCDFLACSAYKFYGPHIGILWGRRELIERADVPRLDPAPQESPERLETGTQNHEGIVGAAAAVDFLAGLAAPGTPGGRRGALAAAYAELHARGEALLAQLWTALETIPGLTLFGPRPGQPRTPTLSFVVHGRATTDVAHCLASQGLFASNGDFYASTVIERLGQAPDGVVRLGASCYTTESDVERVVAALRRG, encoded by the coding sequence ATGACACAGACACTCCAGGCACTTCCCGTGGCGAGCGTGGACGAGATCCGCTCGCGCTTTCCCGCCCTCGCCCGCCAGTACCGCGGCCATGCGGTGGCGTATTTCGACGGACCGGGCGGCACCCAGGTGCCGCAGCGCGTGGTGGACGCCGTGGGCGACTACCTGCTGCACCACAACGCCAACACGCACTGGGCGTACCCCACGAGCCAGGAGACCGACGCGCTCATCGCGGGAGCCCGCGCCGCGCTGGCTGACTTCGTGAACGGCCGCCCCGACGAGATCGCGTTCGGACAGAACATGACCTCGCTCACCTTCCATCTGGCGCGCGGGCTCGGCCGCGCCTGGGGGCCGGGCGACGAGGTGGTGGTGACGGAACTGGACCACCACGCCAACGTGGCGCCCTGGCGGGCCCTGGCCGTGGACCGCGGCGTGACCGTCCGCACCGTGCGCATGCAACCGGACACCGGCACGCTCGACTGGAACGATCTGGAGCGGGTCATCGGCCCGCGCACTCGGCTGCTCGCGATCGGCGCCGCGTCCAACGCCCTGGGGACGATCAGCGACGTGCGCGCCGCCACGGCCCTGGCCCATGCCCACGGAGCCCTCGTGTTCGTGGACGCCGTGCACTACGCGCCGCACCGGCTGGTGGACGTGCAGGCCATCGGCTGTGATTTCCTGGCGTGTTCGGCGTACAAGTTCTACGGACCGCATATCGGAATCCTGTGGGGCCGGCGCGAACTCATCGAGCGCGCCGACGTGCCGCGGCTCGATCCGGCGCCGCAGGAATCGCCGGAGCGGCTGGAGACTGGAACGCAGAATCACGAAGGGATCGTGGGCGCCGCGGCGGCCGTGGATTTCCTGGCCGGCCTCGCCGCGCCCGGCACCCCGGGCGGGCGTCGCGGCGCGCTCGCCGCGGCCTACGCCGAGTTGCATGCGCGCGGCGAGGCGCTGTTGGCCCAACTCTGGACGGCACTGGAAACGATCCCGGGGCTCACCCTGTTCGGGCCGCGGCCCGGCCAACCGCGCACGCCCACGCTGTCGTTCGTGGTGCATGGGCGCGCCACCACCGACGTCGCGCACTGCCTGGCCAGCCAGGGGCTGTTCGCCTCGAACGGGGATTTCTATGCGTCCACGGTGATCGAACGGCTGGGCCAGGCGCCGGACGGCGTGGTGCGGCTCGGGGCCAGTTGCTACACCACCGAATCGGACGTCGAACGGGTGGTGGCGGCACTGCGCAGGGGATGA
- a CDS encoding NAD(P)-dependent oxidoreductase — MTNVAFLGLGAIGRPMARCVANAGFDLTVWNRNGERSREFAATTAARAASSPADAVRGADVVVACLSTSQNVASLLDGADGILAGIARGTLFVDCTSGDPATSARIAERLAGHDVAYLDAPVSGGVSGAEKGALTVMVGGDAAALERARPVLAAFGQKIVHCGAIGAGDAVKAMNNAMLAIHVWSTGECLAALARAGVDPAVALEVINASSGRSNTSMNLFPERVLSRAFPRTFRLALLDKDVGIAAGVAREQKVPSPILQLTAELFRMAHMELGEEADHVEAVKVIERLANTEIR, encoded by the coding sequence ATGACCAACGTTGCCTTTCTCGGACTCGGCGCCATCGGCCGCCCCATGGCGCGCTGCGTCGCGAATGCCGGTTTCGATCTCACCGTCTGGAACCGCAACGGCGAGCGGTCGCGCGAGTTCGCGGCCACCACCGCGGCCCGCGCGGCCTCGTCGCCCGCCGACGCGGTGCGCGGCGCCGACGTGGTCGTGGCCTGTCTGTCCACCTCGCAGAACGTGGCGTCGCTGCTGGACGGCGCGGACGGCATCCTGGCCGGCATCGCGCGCGGCACCCTGTTCGTGGACTGCACCTCGGGCGATCCGGCCACGTCGGCCCGCATCGCCGAGCGGCTGGCCGGCCACGACGTGGCCTACCTCGATGCGCCGGTGAGCGGCGGCGTGAGCGGCGCCGAGAAGGGCGCCCTCACGGTGATGGTGGGGGGCGACGCCGCCGCGCTCGAGCGGGCGCGCCCCGTGCTCGCGGCCTTCGGACAGAAGATCGTGCACTGCGGCGCCATCGGCGCCGGCGACGCCGTGAAGGCCATGAACAATGCCATGCTCGCCATCCACGTGTGGTCCACCGGGGAATGCCTGGCCGCGCTGGCGCGCGCCGGCGTGGATCCGGCCGTCGCCCTCGAAGTGATCAACGCCTCGAGCGGCCGGTCGAACACGTCCATGAATCTGTTTCCCGAACGCGTGCTCTCCCGCGCGTTCCCGCGCACCTTCCGCCTGGCGCTGCTCGACAAGGACGTGGGCATCGCCGCCGGCGTGGCGCGCGAGCAGAAGGTCCCCTCGCCCATCCTGCAGCTCACCGCCGAGCTGTTCCGCATGGCGCACATGGAACTGGGCGAGGAAGCCGATCACGTCGAGGCGGTGAAGGTGATCGAACGGCTGGCGAATACCGAGATCCGGTGA
- a CDS encoding heavy metal-associated domain-containing protein has translation MITRLAIPGMMSTHCVTAVFTALTAVEGIARADVVIGRATIEHDGRATAGALRAAIAVAGYEVAEIVEERRRLV, from the coding sequence ATGATCACGCGCCTCGCCATCCCCGGCATGATGAGCACCCACTGCGTGACGGCGGTGTTCACCGCGCTCACCGCGGTGGAGGGAATCGCGCGGGCGGACGTCGTGATTGGCCGGGCGACGATCGAGCACGACGGGCGGGCCACGGCGGGCGCGCTGCGGGCCGCGATCGCGGTGGCGGGCTACGAGGTGGCGGAGATCGTGGAGGAGCGGCGGCGGTTGGTCTGA
- a CDS encoding DMT family transporter, with protein sequence MPPERVTAAASPNTRSSTWRATGLIVVSASGFGAIPILTTIATRSGGSLLNILSWRYLMGTVLLALLAGTTASLRAPLRRLAPVFVFAGGAQALIAFVSLSALAYLPAASLSFLFYTYPAWVAVLATVRGTERLTGPRAAALGLALAGIWVMVGGPRVGSLPPVGVALALVSAMAYALYIPMIGHYQEQMSESIAAVYSALGAGVILLAIDVLTHRATLALHPQTWMAIGAMALWSTAIAFIAFLRGLRVLGPVRTAIVSTVEPFWTALLGTWVLRQPLTPTTLGGGVLIAAAVILLQWRRAAE encoded by the coding sequence ATGCCCCCCGAACGCGTGACTGCAGCGGCGTCCCCCAACACGCGGTCGAGCACGTGGCGCGCCACGGGGCTCATCGTGGTCAGTGCCTCCGGGTTCGGCGCGATCCCGATCCTCACCACGATCGCCACCCGGTCGGGTGGGTCGCTGCTGAACATCCTGTCGTGGCGCTACCTGATGGGCACCGTCCTGCTCGCACTCCTCGCGGGCACCACGGCGTCGCTGCGGGCGCCGCTCCGGCGCCTCGCGCCGGTGTTCGTGTTCGCCGGCGGCGCCCAGGCGTTGATCGCCTTTGTCAGCCTGTCGGCGCTCGCCTACCTCCCGGCGGCGTCGCTCAGCTTTCTGTTCTATACGTATCCGGCATGGGTGGCGGTGCTCGCCACCGTCCGCGGCACCGAGCGGCTCACCGGCCCGAGGGCGGCCGCTCTGGGCCTCGCCCTCGCCGGCATCTGGGTCATGGTCGGTGGCCCACGCGTGGGATCGCTGCCCCCGGTGGGCGTGGCCCTGGCCCTGGTGTCGGCCATGGCCTACGCGCTGTACATCCCGATGATCGGCCACTACCAGGAGCAGATGTCCGAATCGATCGCGGCCGTGTACTCGGCGCTCGGCGCCGGCGTGATCCTGCTGGCGATCGACGTGCTCACCCACCGCGCCACGCTGGCCCTCCATCCACAAACCTGGATGGCCATCGGAGCGATGGCACTCTGGTCCACGGCCATCGCGTTCATCGCGTTCCTGCGCGGATTGCGCGTGCTCGGCCCGGTGCGCACCGCCATCGTCTCCACCGTGGAGCCATTCTGGACCGCGCTCCTCGGCACCTGGGTGCTGCGGCAGCCGCTCACGCCCACCACCCTCGGCGGGGGCGTGCTCATCGCCGCAGCGGTGATCCTGCTGCAGTGGCGGCGGGCGGCGGAATAG
- a CDS encoding cation transporter yields MEQVTFKIEGMTCHHCVHAVTSRLAKTPGVKVEDVKIGSATVLRDPALATIDQIEEAIADEGYTASVR; encoded by the coding sequence ATGGAACAGGTGACATTCAAAATCGAAGGGATGACGTGCCATCACTGCGTGCACGCGGTGACCAGCCGTCTGGCCAAGACGCCCGGCGTGAAAGTCGAGGACGTGAAGATCGGCTCGGCCACGGTCCTGCGCGATCCCGCGCTGGCGACGATCGATCAGATCGAAGAGGCGATCGCGGACGAGGGGTATACCGCGTCCGTCAGGTAG
- a CDS encoding acyl-CoA dehydrogenase family protein translates to MAQAPQSPASEQEARDVAEAARESEWSGPSLVRELFLGRFPLHLIHPYPAPDPDEDARAAPFLAQLRAFLERVDSDMIDRTGEVPEAYVEELRAMGAFGIKIPTEYGGLGLHYSSYVQAIAMVTSKDGSLAALLSAHQSIGLPQPLELFGTDEQKREYFPRLAKGAISAFALTEVDVGSDPANLASHAEPSADGSHWVLNGEKLWCTNGTRAELFVVMARTPDKLVNGKPRRQITAFIVEASWPGVEVVHRCRFMGLKAIENGLIRFTNVQVPRRNILWAEGRGLKLALVTLNTGRLTLPASTVGGSKTMLEVSRRWAMERVQWGQPVGRHEAVAQKIGMMAANTFAMDAVSRLTVAVAERGGYDIRLEAAIAKLYNTEAAWQIVDDALQIRGGRGYETADSLRGRGERPVPVERALRDSRINLIFEGSSEIMRLFIAREAVDHHFKLAFPIVGPGSTPGQRVKAALRAAPFYALWYPGLWLPGLKGYGEFGTLGVHLRFVERRARKLARALFHAMVRYGPRLERKQALLFRGVDIGAELFAMAAACVRANDDARRGNPGAVALADLFCAEASLRVDETFRRFSGPNDAAIYRVSQEVLAGDYAWLEDGVISAWGD, encoded by the coding sequence ATGGCCCAGGCGCCGCAGTCCCCCGCCAGCGAGCAGGAGGCGCGCGACGTTGCCGAAGCCGCGCGCGAGAGTGAGTGGTCGGGACCGAGTCTCGTGCGCGAGCTGTTCCTGGGACGATTCCCGCTCCACCTGATCCATCCGTATCCGGCGCCCGACCCCGACGAGGACGCGCGCGCCGCGCCGTTCCTCGCCCAACTGCGCGCGTTCCTCGAGCGCGTGGACTCCGACATGATCGACCGCACGGGCGAGGTGCCCGAAGCGTACGTGGAGGAGCTGCGCGCCATGGGCGCGTTCGGCATCAAGATTCCCACCGAGTACGGCGGACTCGGCCTGCACTACTCCAGCTACGTGCAGGCGATCGCGATGGTGACGTCCAAGGATGGCTCGCTGGCCGCGCTGCTGTCGGCGCACCAGTCCATCGGACTGCCGCAGCCGCTCGAGCTGTTCGGGACCGACGAACAGAAGCGCGAGTACTTCCCGCGCCTGGCCAAGGGGGCCATCTCGGCGTTCGCGCTCACCGAGGTGGACGTGGGCTCCGACCCCGCCAACCTGGCGTCGCATGCGGAACCCAGCGCCGACGGCTCGCACTGGGTGCTGAACGGCGAGAAGCTCTGGTGCACCAACGGCACGCGCGCCGAACTGTTCGTGGTGATGGCGCGCACGCCGGACAAGCTCGTCAACGGCAAGCCGCGGCGTCAGATCACGGCGTTCATCGTCGAAGCGAGCTGGCCGGGCGTGGAGGTGGTGCATCGGTGCCGGTTCATGGGGCTCAAGGCCATCGAGAACGGGCTCATCCGGTTCACCAACGTGCAGGTGCCCAGGCGGAACATCCTCTGGGCCGAGGGACGCGGCCTCAAGTTGGCGCTGGTCACGCTCAACACGGGGCGCCTGACGCTGCCGGCGAGCACGGTGGGCGGGAGCAAGACCATGCTCGAGGTGTCGCGCCGGTGGGCGATGGAGCGCGTGCAGTGGGGCCAGCCGGTGGGCCGCCACGAGGCGGTGGCGCAGAAGATCGGGATGATGGCGGCCAACACCTTCGCCATGGACGCCGTCTCGCGACTCACCGTGGCGGTGGCCGAGCGGGGCGGGTACGACATTCGCCTCGAGGCGGCGATCGCGAAGCTGTACAACACCGAAGCCGCGTGGCAGATCGTGGACGACGCGCTCCAGATCCGCGGCGGACGCGGCTACGAGACGGCCGACTCGCTGCGCGGCCGCGGGGAGCGGCCGGTGCCGGTGGAGCGGGCCCTGCGCGACTCACGGATCAATCTGATCTTCGAAGGCTCGTCGGAGATCATGCGGCTGTTCATCGCCCGCGAAGCGGTGGACCACCACTTCAAGCTGGCGTTTCCGATCGTGGGTCCCGGCTCCACGCCCGGACAGCGCGTGAAGGCGGCGTTGCGCGCGGCGCCGTTCTACGCGCTCTGGTATCCGGGGCTCTGGCTGCCCGGGCTCAAGGGCTACGGGGAGTTCGGCACGCTGGGCGTGCACCTGCGGTTCGTGGAGCGCCGCGCCCGCAAGCTGGCCCGCGCGCTCTTCCACGCGATGGTGCGGTACGGCCCCCGGCTGGAGCGGAAGCAGGCACTGCTCTTCCGCGGCGTGGACATCGGCGCCGAACTGTTCGCCATGGCGGCGGCGTGCGTCCGCGCCAACGACGACGCGCGGCGCGGCAATCCCGGCGCCGTGGCGCTGGCCGATCTGTTCTGCGCCGAAGCCAGCCTGCGCGTGGACGAGACCTTTCGCCGGTTCTCGGGGCCGAACGATGCCGCGATCTACCGGGTGAGCCAGGAGGTCCTGGCGGGGGACTACGCGTGGCTGGAAGACGGGGTGATCAGCGCCTGGGGCGACTGA
- a CDS encoding SURF1 family protein: MSRRLFVFALFAAAAAALFTRLGFWQLSRLHERRALNAYIESRIDSTPVPFFALPRDSARTHFRRVTVTGTPDFAHEFYMVDRSRDGSPGVYVFTPIRVAGHDTAVLVNRGWVYAPDASTIEPFRWQAPDSTFEGYVEEFQTPVKPPPEPWHLRTVNYPAVAAALPYPVADAYVVALGKDSVISGVPMRIDPPPLDEGPHRSYAIQWFAFALIAVGGATFVILKDREARQAAREGSRLPGA, translated from the coding sequence ATGTCTCGGCGCCTCTTCGTCTTCGCGCTGTTCGCCGCCGCGGCGGCAGCCCTGTTCACGCGGCTCGGATTCTGGCAGCTGAGCCGCCTCCATGAGCGTCGCGCGCTCAACGCGTATATCGAATCGCGCATCGACTCCACGCCGGTGCCGTTCTTCGCGCTGCCCCGCGACAGCGCGCGCACGCACTTCCGGCGCGTCACGGTCACCGGCACGCCCGACTTCGCGCACGAGTTCTACATGGTGGACCGGTCGCGCGACGGGTCGCCCGGCGTGTACGTGTTCACGCCCATCCGCGTGGCCGGTCACGACACGGCGGTTCTGGTGAACCGCGGTTGGGTGTACGCGCCCGATGCGTCCACGATAGAACCGTTCCGATGGCAGGCGCCCGACAGCACGTTCGAGGGGTACGTGGAGGAGTTCCAGACGCCGGTCAAGCCGCCGCCGGAGCCGTGGCATCTCCGCACGGTGAACTATCCGGCCGTGGCGGCCGCGCTGCCGTATCCGGTGGCCGATGCGTACGTGGTGGCGCTGGGCAAGGACTCCGTGATCTCCGGCGTGCCGATGCGCATCGACCCCCCGCCGCTCGACGAAGGCCCGCACCGCAGCTACGCCATCCAATGGTTCGCGTTCGCGCTGATCGCCGTGGGCGGCGCGACGTTCGTGATCCTCAAGGACCGAGAGGCGCGCCAGGCGGCGCGCGAGGGGTCCCGTCTTCCCGGAGCGTGA
- a CDS encoding DUF72 domain-containing protein: MAGIVHIGTQGWNYDAWVGPFYPPRTRAADFLGVYARAFDTVEVDSTFYAVPSAKTVRAWADRTPPHFRFALKMPQEVTHERRLRDAGLVAAEFFDRARELGDRLGPVLLQFPPDFTPTELPALADFLPTLPSDVRCAVEFRHKGWIYDGVLALLAEHGVALALIEGKWIPRKQVFALAERLTADFVYVRWLGNREIVDFSRVQMDRTRDLEAWAGVLARLEKDGRTVYGYFNNHFSGHSPASARELQRLLHQHPVDPALIGEQMSLF, from the coding sequence ATGGCGGGCATCGTGCATATCGGCACCCAGGGGTGGAACTACGACGCGTGGGTGGGTCCGTTCTATCCGCCGCGCACGCGGGCGGCGGACTTCCTGGGCGTGTACGCCCGCGCGTTCGACACCGTGGAGGTGGACTCCACGTTCTATGCGGTGCCGTCGGCGAAGACGGTGCGCGCCTGGGCCGACCGCACGCCGCCGCATTTTCGATTTGCCCTCAAGATGCCGCAGGAAGTCACGCACGAGCGGCGGCTGCGCGACGCCGGCCTGGTGGCGGCCGAGTTCTTCGATCGGGCCCGCGAGTTGGGCGACCGGCTCGGCCCCGTGCTGCTGCAGTTCCCGCCCGACTTCACGCCCACCGAGCTGCCGGCGCTGGCCGATTTCCTGCCCACGCTGCCCAGCGACGTCCGTTGCGCCGTGGAGTTCCGCCACAAGGGATGGATCTACGATGGCGTCCTGGCGCTGCTCGCCGAGCACGGCGTGGCGCTGGCGCTCATCGAGGGCAAGTGGATTCCGCGCAAGCAGGTGTTCGCCCTCGCCGAGCGCCTCACCGCCGACTTCGTCTATGTGCGCTGGCTGGGGAACCGGGAGATCGTGGACTTCTCGCGCGTCCAGATGGACCGCACGCGCGATCTGGAGGCCTGGGCCGGCGTGCTGGCCCGGCTGGAGAAGGACGGACGCACGGTGTACGGCTACTTCAACAATCACTTCTCCGGGCACAGCCCCGCCTCGGCCCGCGAACTGCAACGCCTGCTGCATCAGCACCCGGTGGATCCGGCGCTGATCGGCGAACAGATGTCGCTGTTCTGA